The Pyrus communis chromosome 2, drPyrComm1.1, whole genome shotgun sequence genome includes a window with the following:
- the LOC137725978 gene encoding pentatricopeptide repeat-containing protein At4g20090-like isoform X2: MPKCSTYHSKLLGSSIPHGVQKLGLYPIPPCELLTSSLLSHFSVLAIPSNQALEAEPVNNDEAQPPISDEMFRKGAKLGSYRSGDSTFYSLIENYANSGDFRSLEQVLDRMKHERRVFIEKSFILMFRAYGKAHLPNKAVELFYRMVDEFQCRRTVKSFNSVLNVIIQEGHYSHALEFYSRVVGTTNINISPNVLSYNLIIKAMCKFGLVDRAVEMFREMPSRNCTPDVFTYCTLMDGLCKENRIDEAVFLLDEMQIEGCLPSPMTFNVLINALCKKGDLARAAKLVDNMFLKGSVPNEVTYNTLIHGLCLKGKLDKAVSLLDRMISNKCVPNDVTYGTLINGLVKQGRAVDGARLLISMEERGRHANEYIYSVLVSGLFKEGKFDDAMTLWKEMMEKGCKPNTVVYSALIDGLCREGKPDEAKEVLCEMMSNGCLPNSFTYSSLMRGFFQTGQSKKAILLWNEMENKNFMRNEVCYSVLIHGLCKDGQLKEALMAWQKMLGSGHKPDVVAYSSMIHGLCNDGLVEQGLKLFNEMLSQEPECQPDVITYNILFDAICKQSNISLAIDILNRMMDRGCDPDLVTCDIFLRTLREKLNPPQDGREFLNELVVRLLKQQRIVGASQIVEVMLKKYLPPKASVWTKVVQELCKPKKAASFLFP; the protein is encoded by the exons ATGCCAAAATGCTCAACCTACCACTCGAAGCTCCTCGGCAGCTCAATCCCACATGGCGTTCAGAAGCTGGGTCTCTATCCAATCCCGCCATGTGAGTTGTTAACTTCTTcacttctctctcacttttcAGTTCTTGCAATTCCATCGAACCAAGCCCTCGAAGCTGAACCTGTAAATAATGATGAAGCCCAGCCCCCAATTTCTGATGAAATGTTCAGGAAAGGTGCCAAATTGGGTTCTTACAGATCGGGTGATTCCACATTCTATTCACTCATTGAGAATTACGCGAATTCGGGCGATTTTAGGTCCCTGGAGCAGGTATTGGATCGAATGAAGCACGAAAGGCGGGTTTTTATTGAGAAGAGTTTTATTCTGATGTTTAGAGCTTATGGAAAAGCGCATTTACCCAATAAAGCTGTAGAATTGTTTTATAGAATGGTGGATGAATTTCAGTGTAGACGAACTGTTAAGTCATTTAATTCGGTTCTTAATGTTATTATACAGGAGGGTCATTATTCTCATGCTTTAGAATTTTATTCCCGTGTTGTTGGTActacaaacataaacatttcGCCCAATGTACTGAGTTATAATTTGATCATCAAGGCCATGTGTAAGTTTGGATTGGTTGATAGAGCGGTCGAAATGTTTAGAGAAATGCCGAGTAGGAATTGCACTCCTGATGTGTTCACGTATTGTACGTTGATGGATGGGTTATGCAAGGAGAATAGAATTGATGAGGCGGTCTTTTTGTTGGATGAGATGCAAATTGAGGGGTGCTTGCCGAGTCCTATGACGTTTAATGTGTTAATTAACGCATTGTGCAAGAAGGGTGACTTGGCCCGTGCAGCGAAACTTGTTGATAATATGTTTCTCAAAGGCAGTGTTCCAAATGAAGTCACTTATAACACCCTTATTCATGGTTTATGTCTCAAGGGTAAGTTAGACAAAGCAGTTAGTCTTTTGGATCGAATGATTTCGAATAAATGTGTGCCTAATGATGTGACATACGGAACACTCATCAATGGACTTGTTAAGCAAGGACGAGCAGTTGATGGGGCTCGACTGTTGATCTCTATGGAGGAAAGAGGGCGTCATGCAAATGAGTATATATATTCAGTCCTTGTTAGTGGACTGTTCAAGGAGGGAAAATTTGATGATGCGATGACATTGTGGAAGGAGATGATGGAGAAGGGATGTAAACCCAACACCGTTGTCTATAGTGCTCTCATAGATGGCCTTTGTCGAGAAGGAAAACCAGATGAAGCCAAGGAAGTATTATGTGAGATGATGAGCAATGGTTGCTTGCCCAATTCCTTCACTTATAGCTCCTTAATGAGGGGGTTCTTTCAGACGGGTCAGAGTAAAAAAGCCATTCTTTTGTGGAATGAAATGGAAAACAAGAATTTTATGCGTAATGAGGTCTGTTACAGTGTCCTAATTCATGGGTTATGCAAGGATGGGCAACTCAAAGAGGCCCTGATGGCGTGGCAGAAGATGTTGGGAAGTGGGCATAAACCTGATGTTGTGGCTTATAGTTCGATGATTCATGGCCTTTGCAATGATGGTTTGGTTGAGCAGGGTTTGAAACTTTTCAATGAAATGCTTTCTCAGGAGCCTGAATGTCAACCAGATGTTATCACTTATAACATACTTTTCGATGCCATCTGCAAGCAGAGTAATATCTCCCTTGCCATTGATATTTTAAATAGAATGATGGATAGGGGTTGTGATCCCGATTTGGTTACGTGTGACATCTTCCTGagaactttgagagaaaaactCAACCCGCCTCAAGATGGAAGGGAGTTCCTAAATGAGCTTGTGGTCCGGCTGTTAAAGCAGCAGAGGATAGTAGGTGCTTCCCAGATTGTAGAAGTAATGCTGAAAAAATATTTGCCACCCAAAGCCTCTGTTTGGACAAAAGTTGTGCAAGAACTTTGCAAACCTAAGAAG GCTGCCTCATTTTTATTCCCCTAA
- the LOC137725978 gene encoding pentatricopeptide repeat-containing protein At4g20090-like isoform X1, with amino-acid sequence MPKCSTYHSKLLGSSIPHGVQKLGLYPIPPCELLTSSLLSHFSVLAIPSNQALEAEPVNNDEAQPPISDEMFRKGAKLGSYRSGDSTFYSLIENYANSGDFRSLEQVLDRMKHERRVFIEKSFILMFRAYGKAHLPNKAVELFYRMVDEFQCRRTVKSFNSVLNVIIQEGHYSHALEFYSRVVGTTNINISPNVLSYNLIIKAMCKFGLVDRAVEMFREMPSRNCTPDVFTYCTLMDGLCKENRIDEAVFLLDEMQIEGCLPSPMTFNVLINALCKKGDLARAAKLVDNMFLKGSVPNEVTYNTLIHGLCLKGKLDKAVSLLDRMISNKCVPNDVTYGTLINGLVKQGRAVDGARLLISMEERGRHANEYIYSVLVSGLFKEGKFDDAMTLWKEMMEKGCKPNTVVYSALIDGLCREGKPDEAKEVLCEMMSNGCLPNSFTYSSLMRGFFQTGQSKKAILLWNEMENKNFMRNEVCYSVLIHGLCKDGQLKEALMAWQKMLGSGHKPDVVAYSSMIHGLCNDGLVEQGLKLFNEMLSQEPECQPDVITYNILFDAICKQSNISLAIDILNRMMDRGCDPDLVTCDIFLRTLREKLNPPQDGREFLNELVVRLLKQQRIVGASQIVEVMLKKYLPPKASVWTKVVQELCKPKKVRAAIDKCWSNLYC; translated from the coding sequence ATGCCAAAATGCTCAACCTACCACTCGAAGCTCCTCGGCAGCTCAATCCCACATGGCGTTCAGAAGCTGGGTCTCTATCCAATCCCGCCATGTGAGTTGTTAACTTCTTcacttctctctcacttttcAGTTCTTGCAATTCCATCGAACCAAGCCCTCGAAGCTGAACCTGTAAATAATGATGAAGCCCAGCCCCCAATTTCTGATGAAATGTTCAGGAAAGGTGCCAAATTGGGTTCTTACAGATCGGGTGATTCCACATTCTATTCACTCATTGAGAATTACGCGAATTCGGGCGATTTTAGGTCCCTGGAGCAGGTATTGGATCGAATGAAGCACGAAAGGCGGGTTTTTATTGAGAAGAGTTTTATTCTGATGTTTAGAGCTTATGGAAAAGCGCATTTACCCAATAAAGCTGTAGAATTGTTTTATAGAATGGTGGATGAATTTCAGTGTAGACGAACTGTTAAGTCATTTAATTCGGTTCTTAATGTTATTATACAGGAGGGTCATTATTCTCATGCTTTAGAATTTTATTCCCGTGTTGTTGGTActacaaacataaacatttcGCCCAATGTACTGAGTTATAATTTGATCATCAAGGCCATGTGTAAGTTTGGATTGGTTGATAGAGCGGTCGAAATGTTTAGAGAAATGCCGAGTAGGAATTGCACTCCTGATGTGTTCACGTATTGTACGTTGATGGATGGGTTATGCAAGGAGAATAGAATTGATGAGGCGGTCTTTTTGTTGGATGAGATGCAAATTGAGGGGTGCTTGCCGAGTCCTATGACGTTTAATGTGTTAATTAACGCATTGTGCAAGAAGGGTGACTTGGCCCGTGCAGCGAAACTTGTTGATAATATGTTTCTCAAAGGCAGTGTTCCAAATGAAGTCACTTATAACACCCTTATTCATGGTTTATGTCTCAAGGGTAAGTTAGACAAAGCAGTTAGTCTTTTGGATCGAATGATTTCGAATAAATGTGTGCCTAATGATGTGACATACGGAACACTCATCAATGGACTTGTTAAGCAAGGACGAGCAGTTGATGGGGCTCGACTGTTGATCTCTATGGAGGAAAGAGGGCGTCATGCAAATGAGTATATATATTCAGTCCTTGTTAGTGGACTGTTCAAGGAGGGAAAATTTGATGATGCGATGACATTGTGGAAGGAGATGATGGAGAAGGGATGTAAACCCAACACCGTTGTCTATAGTGCTCTCATAGATGGCCTTTGTCGAGAAGGAAAACCAGATGAAGCCAAGGAAGTATTATGTGAGATGATGAGCAATGGTTGCTTGCCCAATTCCTTCACTTATAGCTCCTTAATGAGGGGGTTCTTTCAGACGGGTCAGAGTAAAAAAGCCATTCTTTTGTGGAATGAAATGGAAAACAAGAATTTTATGCGTAATGAGGTCTGTTACAGTGTCCTAATTCATGGGTTATGCAAGGATGGGCAACTCAAAGAGGCCCTGATGGCGTGGCAGAAGATGTTGGGAAGTGGGCATAAACCTGATGTTGTGGCTTATAGTTCGATGATTCATGGCCTTTGCAATGATGGTTTGGTTGAGCAGGGTTTGAAACTTTTCAATGAAATGCTTTCTCAGGAGCCTGAATGTCAACCAGATGTTATCACTTATAACATACTTTTCGATGCCATCTGCAAGCAGAGTAATATCTCCCTTGCCATTGATATTTTAAATAGAATGATGGATAGGGGTTGTGATCCCGATTTGGTTACGTGTGACATCTTCCTGagaactttgagagaaaaactCAACCCGCCTCAAGATGGAAGGGAGTTCCTAAATGAGCTTGTGGTCCGGCTGTTAAAGCAGCAGAGGATAGTAGGTGCTTCCCAGATTGTAGAAGTAATGCTGAAAAAATATTTGCCACCCAAAGCCTCTGTTTGGACAAAAGTTGTGCAAGAACTTTGCAAACCTAAGAAGGTTAGAGCAGCCATTGACAAATGTTGGAGCAACCTATATTGCTAG
- the LOC137724668 gene encoding small ribosomal subunit protein mS33-like produces MDAPQDPETISPQKTQRKVINTGVTEARARIFGHVINPTGPRSAHKILRKKLIGEKVAQWYPYDIKKDDPRIMAMEEQERLSKLEMLKRRGKGPPKKGQGRRAAKRN; encoded by the exons ATGGATGCTCCCCAAGACCCAGAAACTATTTCCCCACAAAAGACGCAGAGAAAG GTAATCAATACCGGGGTGACTGAGGCTAGGGCGAGGATATTCGGGCACGTAATTAACCCAACGGGCCCGAGATCTGCCCATAAGATTCTGCGCAAGAAGTTGATCGGTGAGAAAGTTGCCCAGTGGTACCCGTATGACATCAAGAAAGATGACCCCCGAATCATGGCTATGGAAGAACAAGA GCGCTTATCCAAGCTTGAAATGTTGAAGCGTCGTGGAAAAGGACCACCGAAGAAGGGTCAAGGAAGGCGCGCTGCCAAGCGTAACTAA
- the LOC137726640 gene encoding pentatricopeptide repeat-containing protein At1g12775, mitochondrial-like, whose product MTMKSVQKPLQILSRASKFTTTPLSFSISSSASESITAPKRTKQPQPESLTQEDLTMINLLLPRLCLLNHLDTATHLAITALLANPPLESVSLSVLIHSFTSQPDLARPMSLLTRLRHNPPSHPHLTPIATMLIASYFKRNRPREAFKMFSWLVRPGSQCVLDERVCEVLVNGFCRKGMVWEGLKVLRAMLGANIVPGGGVRKWVYRGLLREARIKEAVELNEALGCVGVGANGDESEGVKKVLALLDHMLFNWTD is encoded by the coding sequence ATGACAATGAAATCAGTTCAGAAACCATTGCAAATCCTCTCCCGTGCCTCAAAATTCACAACCACACCGCTCTCATTTTCCATCTCCTCTTCAGCTTCTGAGTCAATCACTGCACCAAAACGAACCAAACAACCCCAACCTGAAAGCCTAACCCAAGAAGATCTCACAATGATCAACCTCCTCCTCCCGCGCCTCTGCCTCTTGAACCACCTCGACACGGCGACCCACCTCGCCATCACCGCCCTGCTCGCAAACCCACCTCTCGAATCCGTCTCTCTCTCCGTCCTCATCCACTCCTTCACTTCCCAACCCGACCTGGCCCGACCCATGTCGCTTTTGACCCGCCTCAGACACAACCCGCCTTCGCATCCCCACCTTACGCCCATCGCAACCATGCTCATTGCCTCATACTTCAAGAGAAACAGACCCAGAGAGGCATTCAAGATGTTCAGCTGGTTGGTGAGGCCAGGGTCCCAGTGTGTGCTCGATGAGAGAGTTTGTGAGGTTTTGGTTAATGGGTTTTGTAGGAAAGGGATGGTTTGGGAGGGTTTGAAGGTTTTGAGGGCAATGCTGGGTGCGAATATCGTGCCGGGAGGCGGTGTGAGGAAGTGGGTTTATAGGGGGTTGTTGAGGGAGGCTAGGATTAAGGAGGCAGTGGAGTTGAATGAGGCTTTGGGGTGTGTTGGGGTTGGGGCGAATGGCGATGAATCAGAGGGCGTGAAGAAGGTTTTGGCTTTGTTAGATCACATGCTTTTCAATTGGACAGACTAA